Proteins from a single region of Juglans microcarpa x Juglans regia isolate MS1-56 chromosome 5S, Jm3101_v1.0, whole genome shotgun sequence:
- the LOC121266860 gene encoding NAC domain-containing protein 90-like: MDDLPPGFRFYPTEEELVSFYLHNKLEGKREDLNRVMDRVIPVVDIYESNPWDLPQYSGVLCYGDPEQWFFFVPRQESEARGGRPRRLTTTGYWKATGSPNYVYSSNTSRIIGEKRTMVFYKGRAPYGKKTEWKMNEYKISEGDASSSSSTTAIPSLQQEFSLCRVYQKSKCLRAFDRRPSGVVIGERPATAQQVHHHQGLNYRPITERIRSSPESSSSGDHGGHDPSSVQPAGQSHDDHENMGMAVDINDTNYLLDSEQLNWFHGMD, encoded by the exons ATGGACGATTTGCCGCCTGGGTTTCGGTTCTACCCGACGGAGGAAGAGCTGGTTTCATTTTATCTGCATAACAAGCTCGAAGGGAAGAGAGAGGATTTGAACCGAGTTATGGACCGGGTTATACCGGTAGTGGATATATATGAGTCCAATCCATGGGATCTCCCAC AGTATTCTGGAGTGCTGTGCTATGGAGACCCTGAGCAGTGGTTTTTCTTCGTTCCCAGACAAGAGAGTGAAGCCCGCGGGGGAAGACCAAGGCGACTCACGACAACTGGATACTGGAAAGCTACGGGGTCTCCTAATTATGTCTACTCTTCCAACACTAGTCGCATTATTGGTGAGAAAAGGACCATGGTTTTCTACAAGGGAAGAGCTCCTTATGGAAAAAAAACTGAGTGGAAGATGAACGAATATAAAATCAGTGAAGGAGACGCGTCCTCATCTAGCAGTACTACTGCAATTCCTTCG TTACAGCAGGAATTTAGTTTGTGTCGAGTCTACCAGAAATCAAAATGCTTAAGGGCATTTGACAGACGACCGTCCGGAGTAGTAATAGGTGAGCGGCCAGCAACAGCACAACAAGTTCATCATCATCAGGGTCTGAATTACCGTCCAATCACGGAGAGAATTAGAAGCTCACCCGAGAGTTCATCCTCTGGAGACCATGGCGGCCATGATCCCAGCTCTGTGCAGCCAGCTGGGCAAagtcatgatgatcatgagaaCATGGGAATGGCTGTTGATATTAATGATACTAATTACTTGTTGGATTCTGAGCAGTTGAATTGGTTCCATGGGATGGATTAA
- the LOC121268318 gene encoding vacuolar protein sorting-associated protein 55 homolog isoform X2, with amino-acid sequence MTLIISRCGAGCAWIAEWFLFYAVLAGLAFMFSASILLQILACAVYNNWWPMLSALMYVLVPMPCLFFGGGSTQFLTSRDGGGWIDAAKFLTGASAVGSMAIPIILRHAQMIQTGAMLIEFTSFFIFVCTVMCFHRASLEDDW; translated from the exons ATGACACTAATCATTTCTCGTTGCGGTGCTGGATGCGCTTGGATTGCTGAATGGTTCCTGTTCTATGCAGT ACTTGCTGGGCTTGCTTTTATGTTTTCCGCTAGCATCTTGCTTCAGATCCTG GCGTGTGCTGTATACAACAATTGGTGGCCAATGTTATCAG CTCTCATGTATGTATTGGTACCTATGCCCTGCTTATTTTTTGGAGGTGGTTCCACTCAGTTTCTGACTAGCCGAGACGGTGGGGG TTGGATTGATGCTGCCAAGTTTTTGACTGGAGCATCAGCTGTGGGTAGCATGGCCATCCCTATTATCCTTAGGCATGCACAAATGATTCAGACAGGAGCTATGCTTATCGAGTTCACCTCCTTCTTCATATTCGTTTGCACTGTCATGTGTTTCCACCGTGCTAGCTTAGAAGACGATTGGTAA
- the LOC121268318 gene encoding vacuolar protein sorting-associated protein 55 homolog isoform X1: MFSASILLQILACAVYNNWWPMLSALMYVLVPMPCLFFGGGSTQFLTSRDGGGWIDAAKFLTGASAVGSMAIPIILRHAQMIQTGAMLIEFTSFFIFVCTVMCFHRASLEDDW; encoded by the exons ATGTTTTCCGCTAGCATCTTGCTTCAGATCCTG GCGTGTGCTGTATACAACAATTGGTGGCCAATGTTATCAG CTCTCATGTATGTATTGGTACCTATGCCCTGCTTATTTTTTGGAGGTGGTTCCACTCAGTTTCTGACTAGCCGAGACGGTGGGGG TTGGATTGATGCTGCCAAGTTTTTGACTGGAGCATCAGCTGTGGGTAGCATGGCCATCCCTATTATCCTTAGGCATGCACAAATGATTCAGACAGGAGCTATGCTTATCGAGTTCACCTCCTTCTTCATATTCGTTTGCACTGTCATGTGTTTCCACCGTGCTAGCTTAGAAGACGATTGGTAA